From Sphingopyxis sp. USTB-05, the proteins below share one genomic window:
- a CDS encoding NUDIX hydrolase gives MPLPLPDAPIETRWEGRFITVKQQGTWEYVSRSRGIHAAVILAIDEADDGRHVILVEQYRVPLKVRCIELPAGLVGDDGIAEVAEVAAQRELEEETGYQATRWRTVGEFYSSPGMVSESFTLLVATGLTKIGEGGGVDGEDIIVHRVPLDSIADFVAAKRAEGCGIDVRVAMLLAGGLLAG, from the coding sequence ATGCCCCTCCCCTTACCCGACGCCCCCATCGAAACGCGGTGGGAAGGCCGCTTCATCACGGTCAAGCAGCAGGGCACGTGGGAATATGTCTCGCGCTCGCGCGGCATTCACGCTGCGGTGATTCTCGCGATCGACGAGGCCGACGATGGCCGCCATGTCATCCTTGTCGAACAATATCGCGTCCCGCTGAAGGTTCGGTGCATCGAATTGCCCGCAGGGCTGGTTGGCGACGATGGGATCGCGGAAGTTGCAGAAGTTGCCGCGCAGCGTGAGCTGGAGGAAGAGACGGGGTATCAAGCTACCCGTTGGCGTACCGTCGGCGAATTCTACAGCTCGCCGGGAATGGTCAGCGAAAGCTTCACCCTGCTGGTCGCAACCGGCCTGACGAAGATCGGCGAAGGCGGCGGGGTCGATGGCGAGGATATCATCGTCCACCGCGTACCGCTGGATAGCATCGCCGATTTCGTGGCGGCGAAACGTGCCGAGGGATGCGGGATCGATGTCCGCGTGGCGATGCTGTTGGCGGGTGGATTGTTGGCCGGATAG
- a CDS encoding rhomboid family intramembrane serine protease — MKPQDAPLVTGYALVCVVVFVLLWITGFQIDAIVRAGFIPARFGSELILPPGTMVPFVLTPLSSAFLHGGVLHIAFNMLVLLFIGRQLEAPLGSKAMAVLLLVGAYGGALAQYLADPASAVPMIGASGAISALIAVFALIFSRSKASAIGPIPGHWVRALWLAAAWIGLQLLIGFTGGGGFGAVAIWAHVGGFLAGLLLARPLLRWRFGAR, encoded by the coding sequence ATGAAGCCTCAGGACGCGCCGCTGGTCACGGGCTATGCGCTCGTCTGCGTCGTCGTCTTCGTGCTCCTCTGGATCACCGGCTTCCAGATCGACGCGATCGTGCGCGCGGGGTTCATCCCCGCGCGTTTCGGTTCCGAACTGATCCTGCCGCCGGGGACGATGGTTCCCTTTGTGCTGACGCCGCTGTCGTCGGCCTTCCTGCATGGCGGCGTGTTGCACATCGCCTTCAACATGCTGGTGCTGCTTTTCATCGGCCGCCAGCTAGAGGCGCCGTTGGGATCGAAAGCGATGGCGGTACTGCTGCTTGTCGGCGCCTATGGCGGCGCGCTTGCCCAATATCTCGCCGATCCGGCATCGGCGGTGCCGATGATCGGTGCAAGCGGCGCCATCTCGGCGCTGATCGCCGTCTTCGCGCTGATCTTCAGCCGGTCAAAGGCTTCTGCGATCGGCCCGATTCCCGGCCATTGGGTGCGCGCGCTCTGGCTCGCCGCGGCGTGGATCGGGCTTCAGCTGCTTATCGGTTTTACGGGCGGCGGCGGGTTCGGCGCGGTCGCGATCTGGGCGCATGTCGGCGGCTTCCTCGCCGGCCTCCTGCTGGCGCGCCCACTACTCCGCTGGCGCTTCGGCGCGCGCTAG
- the carA gene encoding glutamine-hydrolyzing carbamoyl-phosphate synthase small subunit, translating to MAPANPSAAPKNQPSGATGVLVLADGTILWGVGYGAAGAAVGEICFNTSMTGYQEILTDPSYAGQIVTFTFPHIGNVGANPEDMERGVHGALGAITRELPTQPSNFRSVQTLPEWMVEQGVIGLAGIDTRALTRRIRDAGAPNGVIAHSPDGKFDIDELLGQARGWAGLEGMDLAKGVSRTDTGDWTGGAWTLGHGYASEEGGERPHVVAIDYGAKDNIFRNLVKAGARVTVVPATATLDEVLSHQPAGVFLSNGPGDPAATGDYAVPVIQGLLERDVPIFGICLGHQMLGIAAGAKTVKMHQGHRGANHPVQRAEDGVVEITSMNHGFAVDAATLPAGVVETHKSLFDGSNCGIAITGKRAFSVQYHPEASPGPQDSFYLFEKFVGGLK from the coding sequence ATGGCACCTGCCAACCCCTCTGCCGCGCCCAAAAACCAGCCTTCCGGGGCGACTGGCGTCCTTGTCCTTGCCGATGGCACGATCCTGTGGGGCGTCGGCTATGGCGCTGCGGGCGCCGCTGTGGGCGAGATTTGTTTCAATACGTCGATGACGGGCTATCAGGAAATCCTGACCGACCCCAGCTATGCGGGGCAGATCGTCACCTTCACCTTCCCGCACATCGGCAATGTCGGCGCGAACCCCGAGGATATGGAACGCGGCGTACACGGCGCGCTCGGTGCCATCACGCGCGAGCTGCCGACGCAGCCCAGCAACTTCCGCAGCGTCCAGACGCTCCCCGAATGGATGGTGGAGCAGGGCGTGATCGGCCTCGCCGGCATAGACACGCGAGCACTGACGCGCCGCATCCGCGACGCGGGGGCGCCGAACGGCGTGATCGCGCACAGCCCCGACGGCAAGTTCGATATCGACGAACTGCTTGGACAAGCGCGCGGCTGGGCGGGACTCGAGGGTATGGACCTTGCGAAGGGTGTCAGCCGCACCGACACCGGCGACTGGACCGGCGGCGCGTGGACGCTGGGGCATGGCTATGCGAGCGAAGAGGGCGGCGAGCGCCCGCATGTCGTCGCGATCGACTATGGCGCGAAGGACAATATCTTCCGCAATCTCGTGAAAGCCGGCGCGCGCGTCACAGTGGTGCCCGCAACCGCGACCCTCGACGAGGTGCTCAGCCACCAGCCCGCGGGCGTGTTCCTCTCGAACGGTCCCGGCGATCCCGCGGCTACGGGCGATTATGCGGTGCCGGTGATCCAGGGTCTGCTCGAACGCGACGTGCCGATCTTCGGCATCTGCCTCGGCCACCAGATGCTCGGCATCGCGGCGGGCGCGAAAACGGTAAAGATGCATCAAGGCCATCGCGGCGCAAACCACCCGGTACAGCGCGCCGAAGATGGCGTGGTCGAGATCACCAGCATGAACCATGGCTTCGCAGTCGACGCCGCGACGCTGCCCGCCGGTGTGGTCGAAACGCACAAGAGCCTGTTCGACGGATCGAACTGCGGCATCGCGATCACGGGCAAGCGGGCGTTCAGCGTGCAATATCACCCCGAGGCGAGCCCGGGCCCGCAGGACAGTTTCTATCTGTTTGAGAAGTTTGTGGGTGGGCTGAAGTGA
- a CDS encoding GatB/YqeY domain-containing protein, which translates to MIRDDIKAAQVAAMKAGDKARLGTIRLMLAKIKDKDIELRTGTAPADDDVLVTDVLQKMVKQRRESITMYEQGGRQELADIEAAEVVVIEDFLPAQLSDDEATAAIKAIVVELGADSLKDMGKVMAAVKDRLGSQLDMSKASGWVKAALS; encoded by the coding sequence ATGATTCGTGACGACATCAAGGCTGCGCAGGTCGCCGCGATGAAAGCCGGCGACAAGGCGCGGCTCGGCACCATCCGGCTGATGCTGGCCAAGATCAAGGACAAGGACATCGAGCTTCGCACCGGCACCGCGCCGGCCGACGACGATGTGCTCGTCACCGACGTGCTTCAGAAAATGGTGAAGCAGCGCCGCGAATCGATCACCATGTACGAACAGGGCGGCCGCCAGGAACTCGCCGACATCGAGGCGGCGGAAGTCGTCGTGATCGAGGATTTCCTGCCCGCGCAGCTTAGCGACGACGAAGCGACCGCGGCGATCAAGGCGATCGTGGTCGAACTGGGCGCCGACAGCCTCAAGGACATGGGCAAGGTCATGGCCGCCGTGAAAGACCGGCTGGGCAGCCAGTTGGACATGAGCAAGGCGAGCGGGTGGGTTAAGGCGGCGTTGAGCTAA
- a CDS encoding GIY-YIG nuclease family protein, with amino-acid sequence MAFWTYILLCADGLCYTGHTDDLERRIGQHQSGAIEGFTSSPGPFV; translated from the coding sequence ATGGCGTTTTGGACCTACATCCTGCTTTGTGCCGACGGGCTTTGCTACACCGGTCATACGGATGATCTTGAACGCCGCATCGGTCAGCATCAAAGTGGCGCGATCGAAGGTTTCACGTCCTCTCCAGGCCCGTTCGTCTGA
- a CDS encoding helix-turn-helix domain-containing protein, whose product MKIGELSRATGTNIETIRYYERIGLLPAPSRTAANYRSYGDAHRSRLSFVRHSRDLGFTIEEIRSLLDLSDDPARDCGEADRIATAHLEQVEEKIAQLTALRDELARIVGRCRGGAAADCRVIEALGDHRHCESAH is encoded by the coding sequence ATGAAAATTGGCGAACTGTCGCGTGCCACCGGCACGAATATCGAAACCATCCGCTATTATGAGCGCATCGGTCTGCTGCCCGCGCCGAGTCGCACCGCCGCGAACTACCGCAGCTATGGCGACGCGCATCGGTCGCGGTTGAGCTTTGTGCGCCATTCGCGCGATCTGGGCTTCACGATCGAAGAGATTCGTTCGCTGCTGGACCTGTCGGACGATCCCGCGCGCGATTGCGGTGAGGCCGACCGTATCGCGACCGCGCATCTGGAACAGGTCGAAGAAAAGATCGCGCAATTGACCGCGCTGCGTGACGAGCTCGCGCGGATCGTCGGGCGTTGCCGCGGTGGTGCGGCGGCCGACTGCCGGGTGATCGAGGCACTTGGCGATCACCGGCACTGCGAAAGCGCGCATTGA
- a CDS encoding YgcG family protein, which produces MPTPFRSLTAAALAGLLLFAAPAAAQTFPKLAGNPVVDQADIIPAAEEAALNTQLLELQQRTGHQLVVATVRDLEGHDVADYGYRLGREWQIGDKEKDDGVVFLIAPNERRMNIAVGYGLEPILTDALSGRIIRDVVTPKFKAGDMPGGIQDGVNAIAQQIQLTPEEAAARAAAADKAERDRAGDGNFGGLFFIGFIFFIFFVIPWLSSRSRRGKKRRKDSPWGAPPIIIWGGDDDDHWGSGGGSSWGGGGGGFGGFSGGGGSFGGGGASGGW; this is translated from the coding sequence GTGCCCACCCCATTTCGATCGCTGACAGCAGCGGCCCTGGCAGGGCTGCTGCTGTTCGCGGCGCCTGCCGCGGCGCAGACTTTTCCCAAGCTCGCGGGGAATCCGGTCGTCGATCAGGCCGATATCATTCCGGCGGCGGAGGAAGCGGCACTCAATACACAGTTGCTCGAACTCCAGCAAAGGACCGGGCATCAGCTTGTCGTCGCGACGGTACGCGACCTCGAAGGCCATGACGTCGCCGATTACGGCTACCGCCTCGGCCGCGAATGGCAGATCGGCGACAAGGAAAAGGACGACGGCGTCGTCTTCCTGATCGCGCCGAACGAACGGCGGATGAATATCGCGGTCGGCTATGGCCTCGAACCGATCCTGACCGACGCCTTGTCGGGCCGGATCATCCGCGACGTCGTGACGCCGAAGTTCAAGGCGGGCGATATGCCCGGCGGAATTCAGGACGGCGTCAACGCTATCGCGCAGCAGATCCAGCTTACACCCGAGGAAGCCGCCGCGCGCGCCGCCGCCGCCGACAAGGCCGAGCGCGACCGCGCCGGCGACGGCAATTTCGGCGGGTTGTTCTTCATCGGTTTCATCTTCTTCATCTTTTTCGTCATCCCCTGGCTGTCGAGCCGGTCGCGGCGCGGCAAGAAGCGGCGCAAGGACAGCCCGTGGGGCGCCCCGCCGATCATCATCTGGGGCGGCGACGACGATGACCATTGGGGATCGGGCGGCGGCTCTTCATGGGGCGGCGGCGGTGGCGGCTTCGGCGGATTTTCGGGCGGCGGCGGCAGCTTCGGGGGCGGCGGCGCCTCCGGCGGCTGGTAA
- the carB gene encoding carbamoyl-phosphate synthase large subunit gives MPKRTDIQSILVIGAGPIVIGQACEFDYSGTQAIKALKEEGYRIVLVNSNPATIMTDPDLADATYVEPITPEIVAKIIAKERPDAVLPTMGGQTALNTALALFNDGTLEKYGVEMIGADAEAIDKAEDRIKFRDAMDKIGLESARSGIAHTLEEAFAVLERTGLPSIIRPSFTMGGTGGGIAYNREEFEHIVRGGLIASPTTEVLIEESLLGWKEYEMEVVRDRKDNCIIICSIENVDPMGVHTGDSITVAPALTLTDKEYQIMRNASIAVLREIGVETGGSNVQFAVNPKDGRLIVIEMNPRVSRSSALASKATGFPIAKVAAKLAVGYTLDEIMNDITGVTPASFEPTIDYVVTKIPRFAFEKFKGAEATLSTAMKSVGEVMAIGRTIHESLQKALRGLETGLSGFNFVDRLKGASHDQLRSELAKRTPDRLLNTAQAIREGLPLTEINRVAGYDMWFLERIAEIVAAEQDVCENGLPRDAEGLRKLKAMGFSDKRLAYLALQSANLRPGSKRATARGSGLIHEAVKAMTGGVTEAEVRALRHKLGVRPVFKTIDTCAAEFQAQTPYLYSTYEAPTFGEPENEANPSDRKKVVILGGGPNRIGQGIEFDYCCCHACFALEEAGYETIMINCNPETVSTDYDTSDRLYFEPLTAEDVLEILHVEMSKGELVGVIVQFGGQTPLKLAQALAEAGIPILGTSPDAIDLAEDRERFAALVNKLGLKQPENGIARSREEAVAVAARIGYPVLTRPSYVLGGRAMEIVDDQAQLENYIETAVQVSGDSPVLIDRYLRDAIEVDVDALCDGTDVVVAGVLQHIEEAGVHSGDSACSIPPYSLSAEIIAEIERQTEALARALEVRGLMNIQFAVKDDEVYLIEVNPRASRTVPFVAKAVGSPIAKIAARVMAGEKLAYLPKINRDIAHVAVKEAVFPFARFPGTDPVLSPEMKSTGEVMGIDRNFNLAFAKAQLGAGDRLPTTGRVFVSVKDSDKPRILGAVKQLTDWGWKVVATGGTADFLAGQGIEVERVNKVAEGRPHIVDRIKDGDVQLIFNTTEGWQSLQDSQSIRASALAADIAYYTTAAASDASTQAIGALRAHSLEVKPLQDYY, from the coding sequence ATGCCCAAAAGAACCGACATCCAATCCATCCTCGTCATCGGCGCCGGCCCGATCGTTATCGGTCAGGCGTGCGAGTTCGACTATTCGGGAACGCAGGCGATCAAGGCGTTGAAGGAGGAGGGCTATCGCATCGTCCTCGTCAACTCCAACCCCGCGACGATCATGACCGATCCCGATCTGGCGGACGCCACATATGTGGAGCCGATCACGCCCGAGATCGTCGCGAAGATCATCGCGAAGGAGCGCCCCGATGCGGTGCTGCCGACGATGGGCGGGCAGACCGCGCTCAACACCGCGCTGGCGCTGTTCAACGACGGAACGCTGGAGAAATATGGCGTCGAGATGATCGGCGCCGATGCCGAGGCGATCGACAAGGCCGAGGACCGGATCAAGTTCCGCGACGCGATGGACAAGATCGGGCTGGAAAGCGCGCGCTCGGGCATTGCGCACACGCTTGAAGAGGCGTTCGCCGTACTCGAACGCACCGGCCTGCCGTCGATCATCCGTCCCAGTTTCACCATGGGCGGCACCGGCGGCGGCATCGCGTATAACCGTGAGGAATTCGAGCATATCGTCCGCGGCGGCCTGATCGCGTCGCCGACGACCGAGGTCCTGATCGAGGAATCGCTCCTCGGCTGGAAAGAATATGAGATGGAGGTTGTCCGGGACCGCAAGGACAATTGCATCATCATCTGCTCGATCGAAAATGTCGATCCGATGGGCGTGCATACCGGCGACAGCATCACCGTCGCGCCGGCGCTGACGCTGACCGACAAGGAATATCAGATCATGCGCAACGCGAGCATCGCGGTGCTGCGTGAAATCGGCGTCGAAACAGGCGGTTCGAACGTGCAGTTCGCGGTCAATCCCAAGGACGGCCGCCTGATCGTGATCGAGATGAATCCGCGCGTGTCGCGTTCGTCGGCACTCGCGTCGAAGGCGACGGGCTTCCCGATCGCCAAGGTCGCGGCGAAGCTCGCGGTCGGCTACACGCTCGACGAGATCATGAACGACATCACGGGCGTCACCCCGGCGTCGTTCGAACCGACCATCGACTATGTCGTAACCAAAATCCCGCGCTTCGCCTTTGAAAAGTTCAAGGGCGCCGAGGCGACGCTGTCGACCGCGATGAAGTCGGTTGGCGAAGTGATGGCGATCGGCCGAACGATCCACGAGAGCTTGCAAAAGGCGCTGCGCGGGTTGGAGACGGGCCTGAGCGGCTTCAACTTCGTCGATCGCCTCAAGGGCGCGAGCCACGACCAGCTTCGCAGCGAACTCGCGAAGCGCACCCCCGACCGGCTGCTCAATACCGCGCAGGCGATCCGCGAGGGATTGCCGCTCACCGAGATCAACCGCGTCGCGGGTTACGACATGTGGTTCCTCGAACGCATCGCCGAGATTGTTGCGGCCGAACAGGATGTTTGCGAAAACGGCCTGCCGCGCGACGCCGAGGGGCTTCGCAAGCTGAAAGCCATGGGCTTCTCGGACAAGCGTCTCGCCTATCTTGCGCTTCAGTCGGCGAATCTGCGCCCCGGATCGAAGCGCGCGACCGCGCGGGGTTCGGGCCTGATCCACGAAGCGGTAAAGGCGATGACCGGCGGCGTGACCGAGGCCGAAGTGCGCGCGCTGCGCCACAAGCTGGGCGTCCGCCCGGTGTTCAAGACGATCGACACCTGTGCCGCCGAATTTCAGGCACAGACGCCCTATCTCTATTCTACCTACGAAGCGCCGACCTTTGGCGAGCCCGAGAATGAGGCGAACCCGAGCGATCGGAAGAAGGTCGTTATCCTCGGCGGCGGCCCGAACCGGATCGGGCAGGGAATCGAGTTCGATTATTGCTGCTGCCACGCCTGCTTCGCGCTTGAGGAAGCGGGTTATGAAACAATCATGATCAACTGCAACCCGGAGACGGTGTCGACCGACTATGACACGTCGGACCGCCTCTATTTCGAGCCGCTGACCGCCGAAGATGTGCTCGAAATCCTGCACGTCGAAATGTCGAAGGGCGAGCTCGTCGGGGTGATCGTGCAGTTCGGCGGGCAGACCCCACTGAAGCTTGCGCAGGCGCTCGCCGAAGCGGGTATCCCGATCCTCGGTACCTCGCCCGATGCGATCGACCTAGCCGAAGACCGCGAGCGCTTTGCGGCACTCGTCAACAAGCTTGGCCTGAAACAGCCCGAGAATGGCATCGCGCGCAGCCGCGAGGAAGCCGTCGCGGTTGCGGCGCGCATCGGTTACCCGGTGCTCACGCGTCCCTCCTATGTGCTCGGCGGCCGCGCGATGGAGATCGTCGACGATCAGGCGCAGCTCGAAAATTATATCGAGACCGCGGTACAGGTGTCGGGCGACTCGCCGGTGCTGATCGACCGCTATCTGCGCGACGCGATCGAGGTCGATGTCGATGCCTTGTGCGACGGGACCGACGTCGTCGTTGCGGGCGTGCTCCAGCATATCGAGGAAGCCGGGGTCCATTCGGGCGACAGCGCCTGCTCGATCCCGCCGTACAGCCTGTCGGCCGAAATCATCGCCGAAATCGAACGACAGACCGAAGCGCTCGCGCGCGCGCTAGAGGTCCGCGGCCTCATGAACATCCAGTTCGCGGTGAAGGATGACGAGGTCTATCTGATCGAGGTCAATCCGCGCGCCAGCCGTACCGTGCCCTTCGTCGCAAAGGCCGTCGGTTCGCCGATCGCCAAGATCGCGGCGCGTGTGATGGCGGGCGAGAAGCTTGCCTACCTTCCCAAGATCAACCGCGACATCGCGCATGTCGCGGTGAAGGAAGCGGTGTTCCCCTTCGCGCGCTTCCCGGGCACCGATCCGGTGCTGTCGCCCGAAATGAAGTCCACCGGCGAAGTCATGGGAATCGACCGCAATTTCAACCTCGCCTTTGCCAAGGCGCAGCTCGGCGCGGGCGACCGCCTGCCGACGACGGGCCGTGTCTTCGTGTCGGTCAAGGACAGCGACAAGCCGCGCATTCTCGGCGCGGTGAAGCAACTGACCGACTGGGGCTGGAAGGTCGTCGCGACCGGCGGCACCGCCGATTTTCTGGCGGGGCAGGGCATCGAGGTCGAGCGCGTCAACAAGGTTGCCGAAGGTCGTCCGCATATCGTCGACAGGATCAAGGACGGCGACGTCCAACTGATCTTCAACACGACCGAGGGTTGGCAATCGTTGCAGGATTCGCAGTCGATCCGCGCGTCGGCGCTCGCGGCGGACATCGCCTATTACACGACGGCTGCGGCAAGTGACGCGTCGACGCAGGCGATCGGGGCGCTTCGCGCGCACTCTCTTGAAGTGAAGCCGCTTCAGGACTATTATTGA
- a CDS encoding TPM domain-containing protein, whose amino-acid sequence MKVSHVSEADHDIVTAAVAAAETHTSGEIVTVVAGKSNDYDDVALVWASIIAFLAMSIVALFPEFYRGLYDRLTGGWGHELTANQWLGTVIAIGVVKWIGMWLILLWRPLRMALTPRSIKAERVRARAIDLFKVGTEGKTVGRTGVLLYLSLKEHRADIVADEAIAAKVSADVWGDAMAALIERVRAGEPGQGMAEAVRQMGIVLAAHFPRGSENPNELPDRLIEL is encoded by the coding sequence ATGAAAGTCAGCCATGTCAGCGAAGCCGACCACGATATCGTCACCGCCGCGGTCGCGGCGGCCGAGACGCACACAAGCGGCGAGATCGTCACCGTCGTTGCCGGCAAATCCAACGACTATGACGATGTCGCGCTAGTCTGGGCGAGCATCATCGCCTTTCTCGCGATGTCGATCGTCGCGCTTTTTCCCGAATTCTACCGCGGCCTGTACGACCGGTTGACCGGCGGCTGGGGACATGAGCTGACGGCCAATCAATGGCTTGGAACGGTGATTGCGATCGGCGTCGTCAAATGGATCGGCATGTGGCTGATTCTGCTCTGGCGGCCGCTGCGCATGGCGCTTACCCCGCGCAGCATCAAGGCCGAGCGCGTGCGCGCCCGCGCGATCGACCTGTTCAAAGTCGGAACCGAGGGCAAGACCGTGGGCCGCACCGGCGTTCTCCTCTACCTCAGCCTTAAGGAGCATCGCGCCGATATCGTCGCCGACGAGGCGATCGCCGCCAAGGTATCCGCCGATGTCTGGGGCGACGCGATGGCTGCGCTGATCGAACGCGTACGCGCAGGAGAGCCGGGTCAAGGCATGGCCGAAGCGGTGCGCCAGATGGGCATCGTGCTTGCCGCGCATTTCCCGCGCGGTAGCGAAAATCCGAACGAATTGCCGGACCGGCTCATCGAATTATAG
- the mscL gene encoding large conductance mechanosensitive channel protein MscL gives MLSEFREFIARGNVIDLAVGVIIGGAFATITKSLTEDIIMPVVGALFGGVDFSNMFIRLGPVPEGVSATDYAALKEAGVAMFGYGAFITATINFLILAWIIFLLVKAVNKVVRKAPDAPAGPTEVDILTEIRDELRKK, from the coding sequence ATGCTGAGTGAATTCAGGGAATTTATCGCGCGCGGCAATGTCATCGACCTTGCGGTCGGTGTGATCATCGGCGGCGCGTTTGCGACGATCACCAAATCGCTGACCGAAGATATCATCATGCCAGTCGTCGGCGCGCTCTTTGGCGGGGTCGATTTCTCGAACATGTTTATTCGTCTCGGCCCGGTTCCTGAGGGCGTTTCGGCGACCGACTATGCGGCGCTGAAAGAGGCCGGGGTCGCGATGTTCGGCTATGGCGCCTTTATCACGGCGACGATCAATTTCCTGATTCTGGCGTGGATCATCTTTCTGCTGGTAAAGGCGGTGAACAAGGTCGTGCGGAAGGCGCCTGACGCGCCCGCAGGTCCGACCGAGGTCGATATCCTCACCGAAATCCGGGACGAATTGCGAAAGAAATAA
- a CDS encoding cation transporter, with product MADQCCAGKSGKTALNDPKWRRILWIALLINAAMFGVEIVAGVAADSRALQADALDFLGDSANYAISLGVAGMALAWRARAALLKAGTMLAFGLWVFGSAVWGFVSGSAPHAETMGLIGALALAANVAVALMLYRYRTGDANMRSVWICSRNDAIGNIAVMGAALGVFGTGRSWPDLIVAAIMAALAIWGSVEVFRQARGELTATPA from the coding sequence ATGGCCGATCAATGCTGTGCCGGCAAAAGTGGCAAGACCGCGCTCAACGATCCCAAGTGGCGGCGTATCCTGTGGATCGCGCTGCTGATTAACGCAGCGATGTTCGGCGTCGAGATCGTCGCGGGCGTCGCGGCGGACTCGCGCGCGCTTCAGGCTGATGCGCTCGACTTCCTCGGCGACAGCGCAAATTATGCGATCAGCCTTGGCGTTGCGGGCATGGCGCTCGCATGGCGTGCGCGCGCCGCTTTGCTGAAGGCGGGGACGATGCTCGCCTTCGGCCTTTGGGTATTCGGATCGGCGGTCTGGGGTTTTGTTAGCGGATCGGCGCCGCATGCCGAGACGATGGGACTGATCGGCGCGCTCGCGCTCGCTGCCAATGTGGCGGTCGCGCTTATGCTCTATCGCTATCGCACCGGCGACGCGAACATGCGTTCGGTGTGGATCTGCTCGCGCAACGATGCGATCGGCAATATCGCGGTGATGGGCGCGGCGCTCGGCGTGTTCGGCACCGGGCGCAGTTGGCCCGACCTGATCGTCGCTGCGATCATGGCTGCACTCGCGATCTGGGGAAGCGTCGAGGTGTTCCGGCAGGCGCGCGGCGAACTTACCGCAACGCCTGCCTAG
- a CDS encoding LemA family protein yields MTYRSARWLILPVAAMSLSACGINSVPTKEEAAKAKWANVEAAYQRRADLIPNLVETAKGASKIEQSTLEGVIQARASATQVKLSTDDLNDPAKVQAFQQAQGNVSGALGRLLVTVEQYPDLKSQARFADLMTQLEGTENRINVTVQDYNAAVQDYNTTIRTFPDIIGAKIVHGAQPMTPYKAVTPNANQAPKVDFGQ; encoded by the coding sequence ATGACCTATCGTTCCGCTCGCTGGTTGATCCTGCCTGTCGCCGCGATGAGCCTGTCCGCCTGCGGCATCAACAGCGTCCCGACCAAGGAAGAAGCGGCGAAAGCCAAATGGGCGAATGTCGAAGCCGCGTACCAGCGCCGCGCCGACCTGATCCCCAACCTCGTCGAAACCGCAAAGGGCGCGTCGAAGATCGAACAGTCGACGCTTGAGGGCGTAATCCAGGCGCGCGCCTCGGCGACGCAGGTCAAGCTCAGCACCGACGACCTCAATGACCCCGCGAAGGTTCAGGCCTTTCAGCAGGCACAGGGCAATGTGTCGGGTGCGCTGGGCCGCCTGCTCGTCACCGTCGAACAATATCCCGACCTCAAGAGCCAGGCCCGCTTCGCCGACCTGATGACGCAGCTCGAGGGCACCGAGAACCGCATCAACGTGACGGTGCAGGACTATAATGCCGCGGTGCAGGACTATAATACGACGATCCGCACCTTCCCCGACATCATCGGCGCAAAGATCGTGCATGGCGCGCAGCCGATGACGCCATATAAGGCTGTCACGCCCAACGCCAACCAGGCGCCGAAGGTCGACTTCGGGCAATAA
- the greA gene encoding transcription elongation factor GreA, which yields MASVEKVPMLAEGYEKLNAQLAILKAERPLIVDAIEEARAHGDLSENAEYHAAKERQGQVEATIGDLEDKLSRAQVIDPTTLSGDRIVFGATVTLADEDDKPVRYQIVGQAEADAKDGKISYNSPLGRALIGRRVDDEVEVTVPAGDKYYLVTKIEFI from the coding sequence ATGGCAAGCGTTGAAAAGGTGCCGATGCTGGCAGAAGGCTATGAGAAGCTGAACGCGCAACTCGCGATCCTCAAAGCCGAGCGACCGTTGATCGTCGATGCGATCGAGGAAGCACGCGCGCATGGCGACCTTTCGGAAAATGCCGAATATCACGCCGCGAAGGAACGCCAGGGTCAGGTTGAAGCGACGATCGGCGATCTCGAGGACAAGCTTTCGCGCGCGCAGGTGATCGACCCGACGACGCTGTCGGGCGACCGCATCGTGTTCGGTGCCACCGTCACGCTCGCTGACGAGGATGACAAGCCCGTCCGCTATCAAATCGTCGGGCAGGCCGAAGCCGACGCCAAGGACGGCAAGATCAGCTATAATTCGCCGCTCGGCCGTGCGCTCATCGGTCGTCGCGTCGACGACGAGGTCGAAGTCACCGTGCCTGCGGGCGACAAATATTATCTGGTGACCAAGATCGAATTCATCTGA